From one Rhodamnia argentea isolate NSW1041297 chromosome 1, ASM2092103v1, whole genome shotgun sequence genomic stretch:
- the LOC115732083 gene encoding putative disease resistance protein RGA3, producing the protein MAEAVLSGLATSILNSLAAEIAQPVGSSASQKIRLLYGAKDELLSLETSVQSIQALLLDAEKQQWQNDQVKLWLKRLKAVLYDIQDLLDDVATEDLRRKVTSGNKTWKEVRFFFSKSNQLALRLKVANKIEELKKKLDGIKNDREFHLEPHLSGPTAAIERRTTHSFVREEEIIGREEDKKAIIAHLLDSSSRERVSVVSIVGIGGLGKTTLARLVYNDDKVKDCFNPKLWACHGDTKNFDEYVIIKAMLKSAQDECRGDPEMMRDLQDIENKSKDQLQQLLRKVLDGKKYLLVLDDLWNEEHQAWLDLQSLLMGGSWGSKILVTTRNRSVVRATNAKSVVHDLLGLSEDKSWDLFKKIALVDGEETLNPSLKEKCRDMVKKCAGVPLAIRTIGSLLYETEENKWDGLIDRELSEIDTSERGIMEALKVSYDHLPSALKHCFAYCALFPKDHVFDKEMIIQLWMAQGFIESNEDLEKAGDRCVSHLLWRSFLEVEEVDDSTNEVKMFKMHDLMHDLASKVAGDECKMINHNEGGIDRETRHVSFAFQSSLLQNMTTQLEATNLRAFLTLTNMRTYGQEVSPIECEGIFTKIRRCRTLALLGSDFCISSSLGSRLKHLRFLDISENWSIKSLPDSITDLLNLQTLKLSGCENLKTLPRDLKKLVNLRHLLIDGCRSLTHMPRGLNQLSSLQTLSKFVVRKVGHRVPGGVGRVDELDALNKLAGSISLEKLQFLQPAPNKAHLAKKEGLRSLRLEWWSPREERDDKSESDELVVWENLRPHQNLTHLTIYGCPSRSPPSWLSSIGCLVKLTLWACRRWKYLPPLSELPSLRELELTGLDELEFVQEIRDPQQSNTACPFFPSLETLRLGNCGKLKGWWGKRLLVGEEQNHGRYDSQSSFPKLLHVHIFGCGNLNSLPLLPSVIDLVLHGSSSKVLEHQVKAVPNYSSEAALVSTSIPLSKLKELYLVPMSALDHSMLETLLPFLRNLESMSFSNCSALRSLSSGMQYLSSLQHLVIGNCEELDLSSHDDEQGTQWRSLANLRTIEFQGLLKLVELPKGIQHVTTLQSLSIDSCRNLTSLPEWIGNFSLLQDLEIIDCPSIECMPDGMQNLTSLKRLKIHGCPVLKRRCRREDGADWEKVKGIAHLLC; encoded by the coding sequence ATGGCAGAAGCAGTTCTTTCCGGCCTTGCCACTTCCATACTGAATAGCCTCGCCGCTGAAATAGCACAACCTGTAGGCTCCTCGGCTTCTCAGAAGATTCGGTTGCTCTACGGTGCCAAGGACGAGCTCCTAAGCCTTGAGACCTCCGTCCAGTCCATCCAAGCTCTGCTTTTGGATGCCGAGAAGCAGCAATGGCAGAACGACCAGGTCAAGCTCTGGCTTAAGAGGCTCAAGGCGGTGCTGTACGACATACAGGACTTGCTCGACGATGTTGCAACTGAAGATCTGAGGCGAAAGGTCACTTCCGGCAACAAGACCTGGAAAGAGGTACGCTTTTTCTTCTCCAAATCGAATCAGCTTGCACTCCGGCTCAAAGTGGCTAATAAGATTGAGGAACTTAAGAAGAAACTGGATGGGATTAAAAATGATAGGGAGTTCCATTTAGAGCCGCATCTGAGTGGGCCAACTGCTGCAATTGAGAGGAGGACAACTCACTCTTTTGTGCGCGAGGAAGAAATAATTGGTAGAGAAGAGGACAAAAAGGCGATCATTGCGCATTTGCTTGATTCCTCCTCTAGGGAGAGAGTTTCGGTTGTTTCGATCGTGGGTATAGGCGGGCTTGGAAAAACTACTCTTGCTCGGCTCGTTTACAACGATGACAAGGTTAAAGACTGTTTCAACCCTAAGCTGTGGGCGTGTCATGGGGATACTAAAAACTTCGATGAGTATGTGATCATCAAAGCAATGCTGAAATCTGCTCAGGATGAGTGTCGTGGGGATCCTGAGATGATGAGAGATCTGCAAGACATTGAGAATAAATCGAAGGACCAGTTGCAGCAGCTCCTTCGTAAGGTACTGGATGGGAAGAAGTACTTGCTTGTTCTGGATGACTTGTGGAACGAAGAGCACCAGGCATGGTTGGACCTCCAATCTCTCCTAATGGGTGGTTCATGGGGGAGCAAGATACTCGTCACCACTCGCAATCGGTCGGTCGTGCGTGCTACAAATGCGAAATCAGTTGTTCATGATCTACTTGGCTTATCTGAAGATAAGTCATGGGACTTATTCAAGAAAATAGCTTTGGTAGATGGGGAAGAAACATTAAACCCGAGCCTGAAGGAGAAATGTCGAGACATGGTCAAAAAATGCGCTGGTGTTCCTCTTGCCATCAGAACTATAGGCAGCCTTTTATACGAAACAGAGGAAAATAAGTGGGACGGTCTCATTGACCGTGAACTTTCAGAAATAGATACGTCGGAACGTGGAATTATGGAAGCCCTTAAGGTCAGCTACGATCATCTTCCGTCGGCGTTAAAGCATTGTTTTGCATATTGTGCGTTGTTTCCGAAAGATCATGTCTTCGATAAAGAGATGATAATACAGCTTTGGATGGCACAAGGATTTATTGAATCGAACGAGGACCTAGAAAAGGCTGGGGATCGATGCGTCTCGCACCTACTTTGGAGGTCATTCCTTGAGGTTGAAGAAGTCGATGATTCCACAAATGAGGTGAAAATGTTCAAGATGCATGATCTCATGCACGATCTTGCCTCAAAAGTTGCAGGAGATGAGTGCAAGATGATTAATCACAATGAGGGCGGCATAGATAGAGAAACTCGACATGTATCATTTGCTTTCCAGTCGTCCTTGCTTCAAAATATGACCACTCAACTTGAGGCAACAAATCTACGAGCGTTCCTCACATTGACGAACATGAGAACATATGGACAGGAGGTGTCACCAATTGAATGTGAGGGGATTTTCACCAAGATTAGGCGTTGTCGAACTTTGGCTTTGCTCGGTTCAGATTTTTGtatctcttcttccttgggGAGTCGGTTGAAGCACTTAAGATTTCTTGATATTTCCGAAAACTGGTCCATTAAGAGCTTGCCCGATTCAATCACGGATTTGCTGAACTTGCAGACCCTTAAACTCTCTGGTTGTGAAAATCTCAAAACACTTCCAAGAGATTTGAAGAAATTGGTCAACCTGAGGCACCTCTTAATTGATGGGTGTCGCTCATTGACCCACATGCCACGTGGGTTGAATCAGCTATCTTCTCTTCAGACTTTATCCAAATTCGTGGTACGAAAGGTGGGCCATAGAGTACCTGGAGGTGTGGGGAGAGTGGATGAACTGGATGCGTTAAACAAATTGGCGGGATCCATTAGTCTTGAAAAATTGCAGTTCCTTCAACCAGCACCGAACAAAGCTCACTTGGCGAAAAAAGAAGGTCTCCGTTCGTTGCGGTTGGAGTGGTGGAGCCCGCGGGAGGAGCGAGATGACAAAAGCGAGAGCGATGAATTGGTCGTGTGGGAGAACCTCAGGCCGCACCAAAATCTGACACATTTGACCATATACGGTTGTCCGAGTAGGAGTCCACCAAGCTGGCTTTCCTCCATCGGGTGTCTCGTTAAGCTCACACTCTGGGCTTGTAGAAGATGGAAGTACTTGCCACCCTTGAGTGAGCTCCCTTCCCTAAGGGAGTTGGAACTCACTGGCTTGGATGAGTTGGAGTTCGTTCAAGAGATAAGGGACCCACAACAATCCAATACCGCGTGCCCCTTCTTTCCATCTCTAGAGACACTGCGCCTCGGCAATTGTGGCAAATTGAAAGGGTGGTGGGGAAAGAGGCTACTAGTGGGAGAAGAACAGAATCATGGGCGGTACGATTCCCAATCGTCATTCCCAAAACTTTTGCACGTGCACATATTTGGTTGTGGCAACCTGAATTCCTTGCCACTCTTGCCATCAGTGATAGACTTGGTATTGCATGGATCGAGCTCGAAAGTATTGGAACATCAAGTGAAGGCCGTTCCAAATTATTCTTCAGAAGCAGCACTAGTATCCACCTCCATCCCTCTCTCTAAATTAAAGGAATTGTATTTGGTTCCGATGTCGGCTTTGGATCACTCGATGCTCGAGACTCTACTTCCATTCCTCCGTAATCTCGAGTCCATGAGCTTCTCCAATTGTTCCGCACTAAGGAGTCTCTCTAGTGGCATGCAGTACCTGTCCTCGCTCCAGCACCTCGTTATTGGTAATTGTGAAGAGCTCGATTTGTCAAGCCACGATGATGAGCAGGGTACCCAGTGGCGATCCCTCGCGAACCTCCGTACTATTGAATTCCAGGGACTTCTGAAATTGGTGGAGTTACCCAAGGGGATTCAACATGTCACCACTCTGCAATCTCTTTCGATTGATTCGTGTCGGAATCTGACAAGCTTGCCGGAATGGATAGGCAATTTCTCTTTGCTCCAAGATCTGGAAATTATTGACTGCCCAAGTATAGAGTGTATGCCTGATGGGATGCAGAACCTCACCTCCCTGAAGAGATTAAAAATTCATGGGTGTCCAGTTCTGAAAAGGAGGTGCCGAAGAGAAGACGGTGCCGATTGGGAAAAAGTCAAGGGCATTGCACACTTATTATGTTGA
- the LOC115727406 gene encoding putative disease resistance protein RGA3, translating into MAEAVLSGLATSILNSLAAEITKPGGSLASQKIRLLCGAKDELQSLESTVQSIQALLLDAEKQQWHNDQVKLWLKRLKDVLYDVQDLFDDVATEDLRRKVTSGNKTWKEVRFFFSKSNQLAHRLKVANKIEELRKKLDGIKNDRQFELDPHLSGPTVAIERRTTHSFVREEEIIGREEDKKEIIAHLLDSSSRERVSVVSIVGIGGLGKTTLARLVYNDDKVKDCFKPKLWACHGDPENFDEYVIIKEILKSAQHECRGDPEMMRDLQDIENKSKEQLQQLLRKVLDGKKYLLVLDDLWNEDRQAWLDLQSLLMGGSWGSKILVTTRNRSVVDATDAKSVVHDLRGLSEDKSWDLLKKIALVDGAEQLNSRLEMIGRDIVRKCAGVPLAIRTIGSLLYNKKENEWLQVRDHELSEIDKSGRGIMEALKRR; encoded by the exons ATGGCGGAAGCGGTTCTTTCCGGCCTTGCCACTTCCATACTCAATAGCCTCGCCGCTGAAATAACAAAACCCGGAGGCTCCTTAGCTTCCCAGAAGATCCGGTTGCTCTGCGGTGCCAAGGACGAGCTCCAAAGCCTTGAGAGCACCGTCCAGTCCATCCAAGCTCTGCTTTTGGATGCCGAGAAGCAGCAATGGCACAACGACCAGGTCAAGCTCTGGCTCAAGAGGCTCAAGGACGTGCTGTACGACGTACAGGACTTGTTCGACGATGTTGCAACTGAAGATCTGAGGCGAAAGGTCACTTCCGGCAACAAGACCTGGAAAGAGGTACGCTTTTTCTTCTCCAAATCGAATCAGCTTGCACACCGGCTCAAGGTGGCTAATAAGATTGAGGAACTTAGGAAGAAACTGGATGGGATTAAAAATGATAGACAGTTCGAGTTAGATCCACATCTGAGTGGGCCAACTGTTGCTATTGAGAGGAGGACAACTCACTCTTTTGTGCGCGAGGAAGAAATAATTGGTAGAGAAGAGGATAAGAAGGAGATCATCGCGCATTTGCTTGATTCCTCCTCTAGGGAGAGAGTTTCGGTTGTTTCGATCGTGGGTATTGGCGGGCTTGGAAAAACCACTCTTGCTCGGCTCGTTTACAACGATGACAAGGTTAAAGACTGTTTCAAGCCTAAGCTGTGGGCGTGTCATGGGGATCCTGAAAACTTTGATGAGTATGTGATCATCAAAGAAATACTGAAATCTGCCCAGCATGAGTGTCGAGGGGATCCTGAGATGATGAGAGATCTGCAAGACATTGAGAATAAATCGAAGGAGCAGTTGCAGCAGCTCCTTCGTAAGGTGCTGGACGGGAAGAAGTACTTGCTTGTTCTGGATGACTTATGGAACGAAGATCGCCAGGCATGGTTGGACCTCCAATCTCTCCTAATGGGTGGTTCATGGGGGAGCAAGATACTCGTCACCACTCGCAATCGGTCGGTCGTAGATGCTACGGATGCGAAATCAGTTGTCCATGATCTACGGGGCTTATCTGAAGATAAGTCGTGGGACTTACTCAAGAAAATAGCTTTGGTTGATGGGGCAGAACAGTTAAATTCGAGACTGGAGATGATAGGTCGAGATATAGTCAGAAAATGCGCCGGTGTTCCTCTTGCCATCAGAACTATAGGCAGCCTTTTatacaacaaaaaggaaaacgagTGGCTCCAAGTCAGGGACCATGAACTTTCAGAAATAGATAAGTCGGGACGTGGAATTATGGAAGCCCTCAAG AGACGATGA
- the LOC115727407 gene encoding disease resistance protein RGA2-like, translating into MAQGFIESLHKNEGLEEAGDRYVSDLLWRSFLEVEKLDDSTSEVKLFKMHDLMHDLASKVAGDECKMINLNKDGIGRGTRHVSLASRSSSLENTTTQLEVTNLRTFLSMKYELPNECEGIFTKIRRCRTLALPNADFCIPSSLGSRLKHLRFLDVSGNTSIESLPDSITDLLNLQTLKLSDCDNLTTLPKDLKKLVNLRHLLIDGCDSLMHMPCGLNNLSSLQTLSKFVVQKMDHRVPGGVGRVDELDGLNKLAGSISLQYLEFLQPAPNKGHLGEKERLRSLELRWSARWLWEEQDDKSESDELVVWENLRPHQNLTHLAIDRCPSRSPPSWLSSIRCLVKLTLLRCRRWKYLPPLSELPSLRELELTGLDELEFVQEIRDPQQSNTACPFFPSLETLRLRSCGELKGWWGKRLLVGEQNHGRYDSQSSFPKLLHVEIVGCNNLNSLPLLPSVIDLELRRPDLKVLEHQVVAVPNYSSEAALVSTSIPLSKLKKIYFYYILGLDQSMLETLLPFLRNLESMTFYDCSALRSLSSGMQYLSSLQHLSIYRCEELDLSSHDDERGTQWRSLANLRTLKIEELPKLVALPGGIQHVTTLQSLSIAKCRNLTSLPEWIGDFPLLQDLEIIHCPGIECMPDGMQNLTSLKRLKIRDCPVLEERCQREDGADWEKIKGIAHLLC; encoded by the exons ATGGCACAAGGATTTATTGAATCATTACACAAGAACGAGGGCCTCGAAGAAGCTGGGGATCGTTACGTCTCGGACCTACTTTGGAGGTCATTCCTTGAGGTTGAAAAGCTCGATGATTCCACAAGTGAGGTGAAACTATTCAAGATGCATGATCTCATGCACGATCTTGCCTCAAAAGTTGCAGGAGATGAGTGCAAGATGATTAATCTCAATAAGGATGGCATAGGTAGAGGAACTCGACATGTATCACTTGCTTCACGGTCATCCTCGCTTGAAAATACGACCACTCAACTTGAGGTGACCAATCTACGGACATTCCTCTCAATGAAGTATGAACTCCCAAATGAATGTGAGGGGATTTTCACCAAGATTAGGCGTTGTCGAACTTTGGCTTTGCCCAATGCAGATTTTTGTATCCCTTCTTCCTTGGGGAGTCGGTTGAAGCACTTAAGATTTCTCGATGTTTCCGGAAACACGTCCATTGAGAGCTTGCCCGATTCAATCACGGATTTGCTGAACTTGCAGACCCTTAAACTCTCTGATTGCGATAATCTTACAACACTTCCAAAAGATTTGAAGAAACTGGTCAACCTTAGACACCTCTTAATTGATGGGTGTGACTCATTGATGCACATGCCATGCGGGTTGAATAATCTATCCTCTCTTCAGACTTTATCCAAATTCGTGGTACAAAAGATGGATCATAGAGTACCTGGAGGTGTGGGGAGAGTGGATGAACTGGATGGGTTAAATAAATTGGCGGGATCCATTAGTCTTCAATACTTGGAGTTCCTTCAACCAGCACCGAACAAAGGTCACTTGGGGGAAAAAGAACGTCTCCGTTCGTTGGAGTTGAGGTGGTCGGCTCGGTGGCTGTGGGAGGAGCAAGATGACAAAAGCGAGAGCGATGAATTG GTCGTGTGGGAGAACCTCAGGCCGCACCAAAATCTGACACATTTGGCCATAGACCGTTGTCCGAGTAGGAGTCCACCAAGCTGGCTTTCCTCCATCAGGTGTCTCGTTAAGCTCACACTCCTTCGTTGTAGAAGATGGAAGTACTTGCCACCCTTGAGTGAGCTCCCTTCCCTAAGGGAGTTGGAACTCACTGGCTTGGATGAGTTGGAGTTCGTTCAAGAGATAAGGGACCCACAACAATCCAATACCGCGTGCCCCTTCTTTCCATCTCTAGAGACACTGCGCCTCCGGTCTTGTGGCGAATTGAAAGGGTGGTGGGGAAAGAGGCTACTGGTGGGAGAACAGAATCATGGGCGGTACGATTCCCAATCGTCATTCCCAAAACTTTTGCACGTGGAAATAGTGGGTTGTAACAACCTGAATTCCTTGCCACTCTTGCCATCAGTGATAGACTTGGAATTACGTCGACCAGACTTGAAGGTATTGGAACATCAAGTGGTGGCCGTTCCAAATTATTCTTCGGAAGCAGCACTAGTATCCACCTCCATCCCTCTctctaaattaaagaaaatatatttttattatattttgggtTTGGATCAGTCGATGCTGGAGACTCTACTTCCATTCCTCCGTAATCTCGAGTCCATGACATTCTACGATTGTTCCGCACTAAGGAGTCTCTCTAGTGGCATGCAGTACCTGTCCTCGCTCCAGCACCTCTCTATTTATCGTTGTGAAGAGCTCGATTTGTCGAGCCACGATGATGAGCGTGGTACCCAGTGGCGATCCCTCGCGAACCTCCGTACTCTTAAAATCGAGGAACTTCCGAAATTGGTGGCGTTACCCGGGGGCATTCAACATGTCACCACTCTGCAATCTCTTTCGATTGCAAAGTGTCGGAATCTGACAAGCTTGCCGGAATGGATAGGCGATTTCCCTTTGCTCCAAGATCTTGAAATTATTCACTGCCCAGGTATAGAGTGTATGCCTGATGGGATGCAGAACCTCACCTCCCTGAAGAGATTAAAAATTCGTGATTGTCCAGTTCTGGAAGAGAGGTGCCAAAGAGAAGATGGTGCCGACTGGGAAAAAATCAAGGGCATTGCACACTTATTATGCTGA